From the Actinopolymorpha singaporensis genome, the window GGCCGCGCTCGACGAACCGGGGATACAGCCCGCGCTCGGGCCGCAGGTCGGCGTACTGCAGGTCGACCAACTGGAGCTTGGGGTGGCTCCAGTCGAGGCCGTCCCGCTCGCGGTACTGCTGCAGGACGGCCAGCTTGGCCACCCAGTCCAGCTCGCGGGACAGCGACATCGGGTCGGACTCCAACCGGGTCAGCACCGACTCCCAACGGTCCAGGACGTCCCTGGTCTGTGGGTCGGTGTCGGCGCCGCTGCGGTCCTCGACGTATTTGCGGGCGTTCTCGAGGTACTCCATCTGGAGCTGGACGGCGGTCAGCTTGCGGCCGCTCTTCAGCGTCAGCAGGTGGCGCAGGCTCGGGTCGTGCGAAACCTCGTGCAACGACGTCACCGGGTGCTCGAGGCTCAGGTCCGTGGTGAGGAAGTCGTCCTCGATCATCGCCAGCACCAGCGCCGTCGTGCCGGCCTTGAGATAGGTCGCCACCTCCGACAGGTTGGCGTCGCCGATGATGACGTGCAGGCGGCGGTACTTGTCGGCGTCGGCGTGTGGCTCGTCCCGGGTGTTGATGATCGGGCGCTTCAGGGTGGTCTCCAGGCCCACCTCGACCTCGAAGAAGTCGGCCCGCTGGCTGATCTGGAAGCCGTGCCGGCTGCCGTCCTGGCCGAGCCCGACCCGCCCGGCGCCGCACACGACCTGCCTGCTGACGAAGAACGGCGTGAGGTTGCGCACGATGTCGGCGAACGGGGTGGACCGCGCCATGAGGTAGTTCTCGTGGCAGCCGTAGGACGCGCCCTTGTTGTCGGTGTTGTTCTTGTAGAGGAGGATCGAGCTCGACAGCGGCGGCTCGGCCGCCCGCCGGGAGGCCTCCAGCATCACCCGTTCACCCGCCTTGTCCCACAGGACGAGATCGCGCGGGTTGGTCACCTCCGGCGAGGAGTACTCCGGGTGGGCGTGGTCGACGTAGAGCCTGGCCCCGTTGGTGAGGATCGCGTTGGCGAGGCCGACCTCCTCGTCGGTGAGCTGGCTGTCATCGGCCACGTCACGGGCGAGGTCGAAGCCCCGTGCGTCGCGCAGGGGGTTCTCCTCCTCGAAGTCCCACCGGGCACGGCGGGCACGGATCACCTTGCCCGCATAGGCGTTCACGACCTGGGAGGACGACAGCATCGGGTTGACGGTCGGTTGCCCGGCGACGGAGATGCCG encodes:
- the dop gene encoding depupylase/deamidase Dop; this translates as MSVHRVMGVETEYGISVAGQPTVNPMLSSSQVVNAYAGKVIRARRARWDFEEENPLRDARGFDLARDVADDSQLTDEEVGLANAILTNGARLYVDHAHPEYSSPEVTNPRDLVLWDKAGERVMLEASRRAAEPPLSSSILLYKNNTDNKGASYGCHENYLMARSTPFADIVRNLTPFFVSRQVVCGAGRVGLGQDGSRHGFQISQRADFFEVEVGLETTLKRPIINTRDEPHADADKYRRLHVIIGDANLSEVATYLKAGTTALVLAMIEDDFLTTDLSLEHPVTSLHEVSHDPSLRHLLTLKSGRKLTAVQLQMEYLENARKYVEDRSGADTDPQTRDVLDRWESVLTRLESDPMSLSRELDWVAKLAVLQQYRERDGLDWSHPKLQLVDLQYADLRPERGLYPRFVERGRMARILTDAEIERAVQQPPEDTRAYFRGRCLAQYSEHVAAASWDSVIFDLPGNESLQRVPTLEPLRGTRTHVGELLDRCRTAEELVRAITGG